A window of Methylocaldum szegediense genomic DNA:
GCAATTGACCAAGCCGGATCAGCTACGGACCATCAGGCGAAATATCGCTAGAGTCAATACGGTTCTGACGGAGAAGAGTGGCGCAGTATGAGCGAAACAGTCAAGGCGCCCCGTACCGTAACGGGGAAGGTGATCAGTTCGAAGATGGACAAGACTATAACCGTGTTGGTGGAACGACTCGTATCCCATCCGGTTTACGGAAAGTATGTTCGAAAGACGAGCAAGTTAATGGCTCACGACGAGAACAACGAGTGCCAGGAGGGTGATGTCGTGGTTGTTTCGTCGACGCGCCCGTTGTCCAAAAGAAAGGTTTGGAAACTCGACAGAATTATTGAGCGGGCGAAGTGAGAGCTGTCAGCACAAAGAGAAAATGTGAGGGGTATTGAAGATGATTCAGATGCAAAGCAACCTGGATGTCGCCGACAACAGCGGAGCAAGAAAGGTCATGTGCATCAAGGTGCTGGGCGGTTCGCATCGCAGGTATGCAAACATCGGCGACGTCATCAAGGTCAGCGTCAAGGATGCCATCCCAAGGGGGCGTGTCAAAAAAGGCGAAGTCTACAACGCTGTAGTCGTTAGAACCAAAAAGGGCGTTCGTCGTGCCGATGGTTCGGTCGTTCGGTTTGACGGGAACGCGGCGGTGTTGCTTAACAATCAACTTCAGCCCATCGGCACCCGCATTTTCGGCCCTGTCACGCGAGAACTGCGCTCGGAAAAATTCATGAAAATCATCTCCCTCGCACCCGAAGTGCTTTAACGAGGAGCCTAGCTTCATGCGAAAGATTAAGAAAGGTGATCAGGTCATCGTAATCGCCGGTAAAGACAAAGGGAAGAGGGGAGTAGTGTTGACAGTGTCGTCCGATAACCGCGTTGTCGTCGAGGGTGTAAACGTGGTGAGGAAACATCAAAAGCCTATTCCGATGAGGGGAATAAGCGGCGGTATCGTAGAAAAACCCATGCCGATACATCGTTCGAACGTTGCATTGTTCAATCCGGCTACGAATAAACCCGACAAGGTGGGCATTAGACTTTTGGCCGATGGTAGGAAGGTTCGATATTTCAAGTCCACCAACGAAGTTATTGACGTTTGATTAGGCGGAAAACAAGTATGGCTAGGCTTCAATCCCTTTACAAAGAAAAGGTAGTTCCGGAGCTAATGAAGCGATTCAACTACCGGTCAGTAATGCAAGTTCCGCGACTGGAAAAAATAACTCTCAACATGGGTGTAGGCGAAGCCGTGGCCGATAAAAAAATCCTCCAGAACGCGATGGATGATCTTCAAAAGATTTCCGGACAAAAGCCTGTTGTGACTACGTCGAGAAAGTCGATCGCAGGCTTCAAGATCAGAGAAGGAATGCCTATAGGCTGCAAAGTCACCCTACGGCGTGATAGGATGTATGAATTTTTAGATCGACTAGTGAACGTTGCCATACCGAGAATTCGGGATTTCCGTGGATTAAACCCACGTTCGTTCGACGGTCGAGGGAACTATAGCATGGGTGTTCGGGAACAGATAATTTTCCCGGAGATCGATTACGACAAGATCGATGCGATAAGGGGTATCGATATAACGATTACGACCTCAGCGGTCAGCGACGAAGAAGCGCGGGCGCTGTTGGAGCAGTTCAAGTTTCCTTTTAGAACGTAAAAACGGCAATGGCAAAAAAATCGATGATTGCGCGCGAGAAGAAGCGTCAGGCGTTGGTGAGCAAGTATTACGAGAGGCGGTCAGCTTTGAAGGCCATCATCAAAAGTGCCTCCGCGACCGAGGAAGAAAAACATCAGGCTCAGCTTAAGCTTCAACAGTTACCCCGCGATGCGTCGCCATGCCGTTTACACAACCGGTGTAGCCTAACCGGGAGACCCCATGGCTTCTATCGAAAGTTCGGACTTGGACGGAACAAGCTACGGGAAGCCGTCATGCGTGGGGATGTGCCCGGCGTAACCAAGGCCAGCTGGTAATGGCTGATTAGCCCGACGAGAACTCGTAAAAAAACCAACCGTTTTTAGCGGAGAATAGAAATGAGTATGACAGACCCGTTGGCTGACATGATTGTCCGCATACGGAACGGGCAAGCCGCCGGAAAAAGTGAGGTCGTTATGCCCTCATCAAAGATAAAGACAGCAGTATGTCGGGTCTTGAAGGACGAAGGATATATCGCGGACTACGAAGTGATAGGCCAAACGGGCGGCAAGGCCGAACTCCGGGTACAGCTGAAATATTACAAAGGGCAGCCGGTGATCGAGTCATTCGAACGAGTTAGCAAACCCGGTCGCCGAATTTATAGATCGAAGGACAAACTACCGGTTGTTTTGGGGGGGCTAGGGACAGCTATCGTCTCTACCTCGAAAGGGGTCATGACCGACAAGGAGGCAAGAGAGGGTGGTCATGGTGGCGAGGTTCTCTGTCTGGTGTCTTAGTCGAGTGTAGGCAATGTCGAGAATTGCAAAAAATCCCATTCGTTTGCCAAAAGGCGTAGAAGCGAACATCGCCGGGGATTCGCTTACCGTGAAAGGGGCAAAAGGTTCGTTGACACGCCGCCTTAGCCCGAAGGTTCACGTTGAGATCGATAGCGGTGCTATAGTGGTCCGAGCCACCAATGGCGGTGATAAGCATTCTAACGCCATGGCCGGTACGACTCGAGCAACCATTGCGAACATGGTCACTGGAGTAAGCGAAGGGTTTGCTCGAAGATTAACGATGGTTGGAGTCGGTTATAGGGCGCAGGCGAATGGTAATGCGCTGAGCCTATCCTTAGGGTTCTCACACCCTGTTGAGATCAGGGCACCGGAAGGGATCACTATTGAAACACCGTCTCAAACCGAGATTGTGGTTAAGGGGTGCGACAAGCAAAGGGTAGGTCAGTTCGCTGCCGACATACGTGCGTATCGGCCGCCGGAGCCTTACAAGGGAAAAGGCATACGGTACGCTGACGAGGAAGTCGTCAGAAAAGAAGCGAAAAAGAAATAGGTGATTGATGGATAAGAAATTGGCGAGACTGAGACGAGCGGCAAAAGCCAGAGCGATCATTAGATCGCTGGGGGTTAACCGTTTGACTGTGCATAAAACCCCACGACACATCTATGCGCAGGTAACGAGTGCCGATGGCGCTCGTGTGTTGGTATCGGCTTCCACCGTGCAAACAGAGATTAAAGGAAATCTGAGGGCGACGGGAAATATAGAGGCAGCGAGAGTAGTTGGCAAAACGATAGCGGAAAGGGCGCTATCGGCGGGAATAACGAACGTTGCCTTCGATCGTTCCGGCTTTAAATATCACGGGCGCATCAAGGCGTTAGCTGACGCGGCGCGCGAAGCGGGCCTTTTGTTTTAGGAGGGCACCATGGCGAATCTAAGTGTCCAGAGCAGCTCATCTGAGGGCTTTCAGGAAAAGCTGGTAGCGGTCCGGCGCGTGGCCAAAGTAGTGAAGGGCGGACGCCAATTTGGGTTCACGGCTCTCACTGTCGTCGGTGACGGAAACGGACGTGTTGGTTACGGATTGTGCAAGGCCCGTGAGGTTCCGGTGGCGATTCAAAAGTCAATGGAACAGGCGCGAAGAAACATGCGCAAAGTCCACCTGAATGGTGATACTTTGCACTACGCGATTACAGCGAGCACAGGCGCTGCAAAGGTTTTCATGCAACCGGCATCTCAAGGTACAGGCATCATCGCAGGCGGGGCGATGCGTGCTGTATTCGAAGTGGCGGGTGTGCACAATGTCCTAGCCAAATGTATCGGCACGAACAACCCGATCAACGTCGTTCGTGCAACCATCAAGGGCCTGTCGGAGATCAAAGACCCGCGATATATTGCGGCAAAGCGCGGGAAATTGACGGAAAGTCGATCGGGGAAAAGTAAATGAGTGAAAAACAGCTCAAAGTTACGCAAATAAGGAGTGCGATCGGGCGGCTGAAGTCCCATAAAGCGTGTCTTCGTGGCCTCGGTATTAGACGGATGCACAAGCCCGTTTATGTCCAGGCAACAGCGGCGAACTATGGAATGATCAACAAGGTTGCTTATTTGCTCGAGGTCGAGGAAATTTAGATGTTTCTCAATTCGATTAAGCCATCCGAAGGCAGCAGAAAAAAGAAAACCCGAGTTGGTCGCGGAATCGGATCTACGCTTGGTAAGACCTGCGGCAAGGGGCATAAAGGCCAAAAGGCACGTGCTGGTGGTTTTCATAAAGTGGGGTTCGAGGGCGGGCAGATGCCGCTTCAGCGCAGACTCCCCAAGATTGGTTTCAAGTCGCGATCGAAAACGTTCTCCGCGGAGGTGCGGTTGAGCGAACTGAATAAGCTTGCCGGCTCGAGGATCGATATCCACGCACTAAAGCTTGCAAATCTGATCCCGGCGCGCGCGCGTTCAGTCAAGGTTATCGACTCTGGCCAATTAAACGCGGCTGTCACTCTCGTCGGCATAAAAGCGACCAAGGGTGCACGCGCGAAAATCGAAGCCGCGGGCGGATCAATTGAGGTATAAGTGAGTACGGCGAATTCTATTTTTACTGACCGATTCGGGAGGCTAACAGAGCTTCGTCAACGGTTGCTGTTCGTCATCGGTGCTCTGGTTGTTTATAGAATCGGGGCACATATCCCGATTCCAGGGGTAGATCCGAAGGCGTTGGCTGCAATGTTCGCGCAGCAGGGCGGATCTATCCTCGATATGGTGAATATGTTTTCGGGGGGCGCACTGAAGCGCCTCAGCATATTTGCGCTCGGTATCATGCCGTATATCTCGGCGTCGATTATCATGCAGCTGATGGCGGGCGTCATTCCAAAGTTGGAGCAAATAA
This region includes:
- the rpsQ gene encoding 30S ribosomal protein S17, with protein sequence MSETVKAPRTVTGKVISSKMDKTITVLVERLVSHPVYGKYVRKTSKLMAHDENNECQEGDVVVVSSTRPLSKRKVWKLDRIIERAK
- the rplN gene encoding 50S ribosomal protein L14 encodes the protein MIQMQSNLDVADNSGARKVMCIKVLGGSHRRYANIGDVIKVSVKDAIPRGRVKKGEVYNAVVVRTKKGVRRADGSVVRFDGNAAVLLNNQLQPIGTRIFGPVTRELRSEKFMKIISLAPEVL
- the rplX gene encoding 50S ribosomal protein L24, which translates into the protein MRKIKKGDQVIVIAGKDKGKRGVVLTVSSDNRVVVEGVNVVRKHQKPIPMRGISGGIVEKPMPIHRSNVALFNPATNKPDKVGIRLLADGRKVRYFKSTNEVIDV
- the rplE gene encoding 50S ribosomal protein L5, which gives rise to MARLQSLYKEKVVPELMKRFNYRSVMQVPRLEKITLNMGVGEAVADKKILQNAMDDLQKISGQKPVVTTSRKSIAGFKIREGMPIGCKVTLRRDRMYEFLDRLVNVAIPRIRDFRGLNPRSFDGRGNYSMGVREQIIFPEIDYDKIDAIRGIDITITTSAVSDEEARALLEQFKFPFRT
- the rpsN gene encoding 30S ribosomal protein S14 produces the protein MAKKSMIAREKKRQALVSKYYERRSALKAIIKSASATEEEKHQAQLKLQQLPRDASPCRLHNRCSLTGRPHGFYRKFGLGRNKLREAVMRGDVPGVTKASW
- the rpsH gene encoding 30S ribosomal protein S8, with the protein product MSMTDPLADMIVRIRNGQAAGKSEVVMPSSKIKTAVCRVLKDEGYIADYEVIGQTGGKAELRVQLKYYKGQPVIESFERVSKPGRRIYRSKDKLPVVLGGLGTAIVSTSKGVMTDKEAREGGHGGEVLCLVS
- the rplF gene encoding 50S ribosomal protein L6, translating into MSRIAKNPIRLPKGVEANIAGDSLTVKGAKGSLTRRLSPKVHVEIDSGAIVVRATNGGDKHSNAMAGTTRATIANMVTGVSEGFARRLTMVGVGYRAQANGNALSLSLGFSHPVEIRAPEGITIETPSQTEIVVKGCDKQRVGQFAADIRAYRPPEPYKGKGIRYADEEVVRKEAKKK
- the rplR gene encoding 50S ribosomal protein L18 — encoded protein: MDKKLARLRRAAKARAIIRSLGVNRLTVHKTPRHIYAQVTSADGARVLVSASTVQTEIKGNLRATGNIEAARVVGKTIAERALSAGITNVAFDRSGFKYHGRIKALADAAREAGLLF
- the rpsE gene encoding 30S ribosomal protein S5, with the translated sequence MANLSVQSSSSEGFQEKLVAVRRVAKVVKGGRQFGFTALTVVGDGNGRVGYGLCKAREVPVAIQKSMEQARRNMRKVHLNGDTLHYAITASTGAAKVFMQPASQGTGIIAGGAMRAVFEVAGVHNVLAKCIGTNNPINVVRATIKGLSEIKDPRYIAAKRGKLTESRSGKSK
- the rpmD gene encoding 50S ribosomal protein L30, whose protein sequence is MSEKQLKVTQIRSAIGRLKSHKACLRGLGIRRMHKPVYVQATAANYGMINKVAYLLEVEEI
- the rplO gene encoding 50S ribosomal protein L15, encoding MFLNSIKPSEGSRKKKTRVGRGIGSTLGKTCGKGHKGQKARAGGFHKVGFEGGQMPLQRRLPKIGFKSRSKTFSAEVRLSELNKLAGSRIDIHALKLANLIPARARSVKVIDSGQLNAAVTLVGIKATKGARAKIEAAGGSIEV